Proteins encoded together in one Branchiostoma lanceolatum isolate klBraLanc5 chromosome 11, klBraLanc5.hap2, whole genome shotgun sequence window:
- the LOC136444444 gene encoding histone chaperone asf1b-B-like, translated as MAKVQVNNVVVLDNPSPFFNPFQFEITFECIDDLPDDLEWKIIYVGSAETEEYDQVLDSVLVGPVPPGRHMFVFQADPPDTSKIPPQDAIGVTVVLLTCSYHGQEFIRVGYYVNNEYSDPELRENPPSVPQFDKLQRNILANHPRVTRFRIDWDNSEDQENKPPQDTQQPQEVTTTGFGPPPAMGQSMKPFPGCEMSNGASSSNPSALLSTDSNSGMEVQ; from the exons ATGGCGAAGGTTCAGGTGAACAATGTGGTGGTGTTGGACAACCCTTCTCCGTTCTTCAACCCTTTCCAGTTCGAGATAACCTTCGAGTGTATAGACGACCTACCTGACG ATTTGGAGTGGAAAATCATCTACGTTGGGTCAGCAGAGACAGAAGAGTATGATCAGGTTCTGGACTCCGTGTTGGTGGGACCTGTACCACCGGGCAGGCACATGTTTGTCTTCCAG GCGGACCCCCCAGACACGAGCAAGATCCCTCCCCAGGACGCCATCGGTGTGACGGTGGTCCTCCTCACCTGCTCTTACCACGGACAGGAGTTCATCAGAGTCGGTTACTACGTCAACAACGAGTACAGCGACCCCGAACTCAGGGAAAACCCGCCCTCTGTTCCACAGTTCGACAAG TTGCAGAGAAACATCCTGGCCAACCACCCGCGGGTGACAAGGTTTCGTATCGACTGGGACAACAGTGAAGACCAGGAGAACAAACCTCCGCAGGACACACAGCAGCCACAGGAGGTCACTACCACAGGGTTCGGCCCACCGCCAG CCATGGGTCAGTCGATGAAGCCATTCCCTGGTTGTGAGATGTCCAACGGTGCCAGCTCCTCCAACCCCTCAGCCTTGTTATCCACCGACTCTAACTCAGGCATGGAGGTGCaatag
- the LOC136444445 gene encoding histone chaperone asf1b-like — translation MKTPTLVLAVILAMAVGVAVAMVQVNKVVVLDNPSPFFNPFKFNITFVCTEDLPDDLEWKIIYVGSAETEVHDQVLNSALVGPVPAGRHMFVFQADPPDTSKIPPQDAIGVTVVLLTCSYHGQEFIRVGYYVNNEYSDPELRENPPSVPQFDKLQRNILASQPRVTRFHIDWDNSEDQENKPPQDTQQPQEVTTTKI, via the exons ATGAAGACCCCAACACTAGTCCTGGCCGTCATCTTGGCCATGGCTGTGG GAGTGGCGGTGGCAATGGTTCAGGTGAACAAGGTGGTGGTTTTGGACAACCCTTCTCCATTCTTCAAccccttcaagttcaacataaCCTTCGTGTGTACAGAAGACCTACCTGACG ATTTGGAGTGGAAAATCATCTACGTTGGGTCAGCAGAGACAGAAGTGCATGATCAGGTCCTGAACTCTGCATTAGTGGGACCTGTACCAGCGGGCAGACACATGTTTGTCttccag GCGGACCCCCCAGACACGAGTAAGATTCCTCCCCAGGACGCCATCGGTGTGACGGTGGTGCTCCTCACCTGCTCGTATCACGGACAGGAGTTCATCAGAGTCGGTTACTACGTCAACAACGAGTACAGCGACCCAGAACTCAGGGAAAACCCGCCATCAGTTCCACAGTTCGACAAG TTGCAGAGAAACATCCTGGCCAGCCAACCGCGAGTGACGAGGTTTCATATCGACTGGGACAACAGTGAAGATCAGGAGAACAAACCTCCGCAGGACACACAGCAGCCTCAGGAGGTCACCACCACGAAAATTTGA
- the LOC136444447 gene encoding stimulated by retinoic acid gene 6 protein-like has product MYGQNGTNGTEYHCLIRDDLFQHFSLIPAVVIISILSWIEGRNQQRTGTKCSRLRFSLPVPVDFFDTHSNRWSYAVAFGVTTTACISLFTDAYSSNYLPYLHDWPLWSQLIIAIVSVFELGVNYYPFFACMSCKVKLVGAILGFLYSATWFSVKVVFEVNCAGPIGQGAFQFLGTNGNVFNIIVRLPTVVCLFLLVAKFAIMIEGAIEEQVRLRKGPQQGIQGIKRHKKLMHFHHALHVKRLLGKPQETPELPWYRKIWYRPDPAFRFSARVITTVVVTFLCLYEVMVIDLFFGNLLWNDVRSLVNATINHTVVVDIDGDFWDVFITSWNFTGIFTGFILFLYLLRILACYRKHMQRLYKGDYKWLPDFKQSSSWHVFQSLKYSGAQIAYMIWGYIIIQVILMVLILIFYVLVKNPDFVLSSLEVSLPPMVVSIAVLLVQWLLGKFVFLQKSKDEEEQPLAFEHFKAYQNFAYFMFFFNIIVGFFFCFSRVIISLIFGVLLLSRIDRTVLMEGFEQSDIGYLFYLSMVRIEVAHTHPVLLSFCQLLLDTTTTPKRNGRYSSYVTVQRPLYETKPRWRWHLAYTLLRNPQLKELRKKVTKREDVQLINPTDRATYEDIDSIEDTENLFVGSNDEVLRKLSFYSERSDSMPVVTRRQTTDQDDVKLLSL; this is encoded by the exons ATGTACGGCCAAAACGGGACCAACGGTACGGAATATCATTGTCTAATCCGGGACGACCTCTTCCAACACTTCTCGCTTATTCCAGCAGTCGTCATCATCTCGATACTGTCGTGGATAGAAGGGCGGAACCAGCAGAGAACGGGCACGAAATGCAGCCGACTCCGCTTCAGTCTTCCCGTGCCTGTCGATTTCTTCGACACCCATTCGAACCGCTGGTCCTACGCCGTGGCGTTCGGAGTGACCACTACGGCGTGTATTTCTCTCTTCACCGACGCCTACAGTTCCAACTACCTGCCGTATCTACACGACTGGCCGCTGTGGAGTCAACTCATAATCGCCATCGTGTCTGTGTTTGAACTCGGCGTTAACTATTACCCGTTCTTCGCGTGTATGTCGTGCAAAGTGAAGCTTGTTGGCGCCATTCTCGGCTTTCTGTACAGCGCGACGTGGTTTTCTGTAAAAGTCGTGTTCGAAGTCAACTGTGCCGGGCCCATAGGACAGGGCGCGTTCCAGTTCTTAGGTACAAACGGGAACGTGTTCAACATTATCGTCCGCCTACCAACAGTGGTATGCTTGTTCCTCTTGGTTGCCAAGTTCGCTATAATGATCGAGGGGGCGATAGAGGAACAAGTCCGCCTGCGTAAAGGACCACAGCAGGGGATCCAGGGTATAAAGCGACACAAGAAGCTCATGCACTTCCACCACGCACTGCACGTGAAGAGGTTACTCGGAAAACCCCAGGAGACCCCCGAACTGCCATGGTATCGCAAGATTTG gtACCGTCCTGACCCGGCCTTCCGGTTCTCCGCCCGCGTCATCACTACTGTGGTCGTGACCTTCCTCTGCCTGTACGAGGTCATGGTCATCGACCTGTTCTTCGGCAACTTGCTCTGGAACGACGTCAGGAGCCTCGTCAACGCCACCATCAACCACACCGTCGTGGTGGACATCGACGGAGACTTCTGGGACGTCTTCATCACGTCTTGGAACTTCACCGGCATCTTCACGGGGTTCATCCTCTTTCTGTACCTCTTGAGGATCTTGGCTTGTTACCGTAAACACATGCAGAGGTTGTATAAAGGCGATTATAAGTGGTTGCCTGATTTTAAACAAAGCAGTAGTTGGCATGTGTTTCAGAGCCTGAAATATTCGGGAGCACAGATAGCTTACATGATCTGGGGGTACATTATCATACAGGTTATATTGATGGTGTTAATACTCATCTTTTACGTCCTGGTGAAAAATCCTGACTTTGTCTTATCTAGTTTAGAGGTGTCCCTACCACCAATGGTagtcagtattgcagtacttttAGTCCAGTGGTTGCTAGGTAAGTTTGTGTTCCTACAGAAGTCGAAGGACGAGGAAGAACAACCGCTAGCGTTCGAACACTTCAAGGCTTATCAGAACTTTGCTTATTTCATGTTCTTCTTTAACATCATCGTTGGGTTCTTCTTCTGCTTCTCTCGGGTGATCATTTCGCTCATCTTCGGCGTCTTGCTGCTCTCTCGTATCGACAGAACGGTTCTGATGGAAGGGTTCGAACAGAGCGACATCGGCTACCTGTTCTACCTCAGCATGGTTAGAATCGAGGTGGCACACACTCACCCTGTGCTTCTCTCCTTCTGTCAGCTACTGCTAGACACAACCACTACACCCAAGCGAAACGGCAGATACAGTTCCTATGTCACTGTTCAAAGACCCCTCTATGAAACCAAACCACGTTGGCGCTGGCATCTAGCGTACACCCTCCTAAGAAATCCCCAATTGAAAGAACTGAGGAAGAAGGTTACGAAACGGGAAGACGTACAATTGATCAATCCAACCGATAGAGCAACGTATGAAGATATTGACTCTATTGAGGACACAGAGAATCTATTCGTTGGCAGTAATGATGAGGTCTTGAGAAAGCTGAGTTTTTATAGTGAGCGTTCGGATTCCATGCCTGTAGTTACAAGAAGGCAAACAACTGACCAAGATGATGTAAAACTTCTCAGTCTGTAG
- the LOC136445304 gene encoding myogenic factor 6-like isoform X2: MCDSASTLRGSGRPKRTCARGKTYVDPTDAEEAHEERRLTANLKERHRVQVVNRAYANLMEKLPPPLMHAMFTGKKMVTKVDILNAAGHYIHNLQVIMTRLHQVPEGGGESSDHQSDSSPGTSDQSAPSGDETLLSVFENLTKADDTTAAENGEDSAITD; the protein is encoded by the exons ATGTGTGACTCCGCCTCTACTTTACGCGG CAGCGGCCGGCCGAAGCGGACGTGCGCTCGGGGGAAGACGTACGTGGACCCGACGGATGCCGAGGAGGCTCACGAGGAGCGGCGGCTGACGGCGAACCTGAAGGAGCGGCATCGCGTGCAGGTCGTCAACAGGGCGTACGCCAACCTCATGGAGAAGCTGCCGCCGCCGCTCATGCACGCCATGTTCACAG GAAAGAAGATGGTGACGAAAGTGGACATCCTGAATGCCGCTGGTCATTACATCCACAACCTGCAGGTCATCATGACCAGGTTACACCAGGTCCCAGAGGGTGGAGGTGAAAGTTCAG ACCACCAGAGTGACTCCAGTCCCGGCACCAGTGACCAGTCCGCTCCCTCCGGTGACGAAACCCTCCTGAGCGTGTTTGAAAACCTGACCAAGGCTGACGACACGACCGCAGCTGAAAACGGCGAAGACTCGGCAATAACCGACTAG
- the LOC136445304 gene encoding myogenic factor 6-like isoform X1: MCESASTLRGSGRPKRTCARGKTYVDPTDAEEAHEERRLTANLKERHRVQVVNRAYANLMEKLPPPLMHAMFTGKKMVTKVDILNAAGHYIHNLQVIMTRLHQVPEGGGESSDHQSDSSPGTSDQSAPSGDETLLSVFENLTKADDTTAAENGEDSAITD; this comes from the exons ATGTGTGAGTCCGCCTCTACTTTACGCGG CAGCGGCCGGCCGAAGCGGACGTGCGCTCGGGGGAAGACGTACGTGGACCCGACGGATGCCGAGGAGGCTCACGAGGAGCGGCGGCTGACGGCGAACCTGAAGGAGCGGCATCGCGTGCAGGTCGTCAACAGGGCGTACGCCAACCTCATGGAGAAGCTGCCGCCGCCGCTCATGCACGCCATGTTCACAG GAAAGAAGATGGTGACGAAAGTGGACATCCTGAATGCCGCTGGTCATTACATCCACAACCTGCAGGTCATCATGACCAGGTTACACCAGGTCCCAGAGGGTGGAGGTGAAAGTTCAG ACCACCAGAGTGACTCCAGTCCCGGCACCAGTGACCAGTCCGCTCCCTCCGGTGACGAAACCCTCCTGAGCGTGTTTGAAAACCTGACCAAGGCTGACGACACGACCGCAGCTGAAAACGGCGAAGACTCGGCAATAACCGACTAG
- the LOC136445304 gene encoding myogenic factor 6-like isoform X3: MCESASTLRGGRPKRTCARGKTYVDPTDAEEAHEERRLTANLKERHRVQVVNRAYANLMEKLPPPLMHAMFTGKKMVTKVDILNAAGHYIHNLQVIMTRLHQVPEGGGESSDHQSDSSPGTSDQSAPSGDETLLSVFENLTKADDTTAAENGEDSAITD, encoded by the exons ATGTGTGAGTCCGCCTCTACTTTACGCGG CGGCCGGCCGAAGCGGACGTGCGCTCGGGGGAAGACGTACGTGGACCCGACGGATGCCGAGGAGGCTCACGAGGAGCGGCGGCTGACGGCGAACCTGAAGGAGCGGCATCGCGTGCAGGTCGTCAACAGGGCGTACGCCAACCTCATGGAGAAGCTGCCGCCGCCGCTCATGCACGCCATGTTCACAG GAAAGAAGATGGTGACGAAAGTGGACATCCTGAATGCCGCTGGTCATTACATCCACAACCTGCAGGTCATCATGACCAGGTTACACCAGGTCCCAGAGGGTGGAGGTGAAAGTTCAG ACCACCAGAGTGACTCCAGTCCCGGCACCAGTGACCAGTCCGCTCCCTCCGGTGACGAAACCCTCCTGAGCGTGTTTGAAAACCTGACCAAGGCTGACGACACGACCGCAGCTGAAAACGGCGAAGACTCGGCAATAACCGACTAG
- the LOC136445131 gene encoding myogenic factor 6-like, whose translation MPQHSYYGEGQLLGWSNKTYKRRRERQRVAELNDALSRLKQLVPSVRELPFPNRGRGHDRLTKVGILRAAVGYIRHMQETLRTDVSEAVLKEGRTHGGDLLRPKLAPSEADTDLGRTQPARLASEFNHP comes from the exons ATGCCGCAACATTCGTACTACGGTGAGGGCCAACTGCTGGGGTGGTCCAACAAGACCTACAAGCGCCGGAGGGAGCGGCAGCGCGTGGCGGAGCTGAACGACGCCCTGTCCCGCCTGAAGCAGCTCGTGCCCTCGGTACGGGAGCTCCCCTTTCCCAACCGGGGCCGCGGACACGACAGGCTTACCAAG GTTGGGATCCTTCGCGCGGCGGTTGGGTACATCCGCCACATGCAGGAGACTCTCCGAACAGACGTCAGTGAGGCGGTGTTAAAGGAGGGCAGGACGCATGGCGGGGACTTA CTGCGACCGAAGCTCGCCCCCAGCGAAGCTGACACAGACCTCGGCCGAACTCAGCCTGCCCGACTGGCGAGTGAGTTCAACCACCCCTAA